The following coding sequences lie in one Pseudoxanthomonas sp. SE1 genomic window:
- a CDS encoding RNA polymerase sigma factor — MLVSTTAPRPSPETSSPSPLAATLDLFLADIGPRAFRFAEAGLRHREDALDAVQDAMMKMLVYADRPAAEWTPLFWSILRRRIVDLQRRAGFRLRWLLPTGDRGEEGPVDWAPDHGAGPSQAHDQREAYARFVDALRNLPARQREAFTLRVLEDLDVADTARAMGCSEGSVKTHLSRARDALQRQLEEFR, encoded by the coding sequence ATGTTGGTGAGCACCACCGCCCCCCGTCCGTCGCCGGAAACGTCGTCGCCCAGCCCACTGGCGGCGACGCTCGATCTGTTCCTGGCTGACATCGGGCCGCGCGCGTTCCGCTTCGCCGAAGCCGGCCTGCGCCATCGCGAGGATGCGCTGGACGCCGTGCAGGACGCCATGATGAAGATGCTGGTGTACGCCGACCGCCCTGCTGCGGAATGGACGCCCCTGTTCTGGAGCATCCTGCGCCGGCGCATCGTCGACCTGCAGCGCCGTGCGGGCTTCCGGCTGCGCTGGCTGCTGCCGACCGGCGACCGCGGCGAAGAAGGCCCGGTGGACTGGGCGCCCGACCACGGCGCCGGCCCTTCGCAGGCGCACGACCAACGTGAAGCCTACGCGCGGTTCGTGGATGCCCTGCGCAATCTGCCCGCCCGGCAGCGCGAAGCCTTTACCCTGCGCGTGCTGGAAGACCTGGATGTGGCCGACACGGCGCGCGCGATGGGCTGCTCGGAGGGATCGGTGAAGACCCACCTGTCCCGGGCACGCGATGCCCTGCAACGGCAACTGGAGGAATTCCGATGA
- a CDS encoding NAD(P)(+) transhydrogenase (Re/Si-specific) subunit beta, which translates to MSALTLVKLSYFVAATLFLLGLQRMASPKTARSGIQWAGAGMLIATVATFFLPGLHNIGLMIAAIVIGVGLNWIWGKKVAITDMPQMVALFNGMGGGSAAAIGAVELVRYSSGEPAPSTFTLSLAVIGALIGAVSLTGSVIAWAKLDGRMDKRYTFPGQQWFNALVALAAVVCGVMALTTLAMPWIVAFFVLSLALGVLMTLPIGGADMPVVISLYNAFTGLAVAFEGYVLGNEALIIAGTMVGAAGMLLTRLMAKAMNRKITNVLFSNFGGGGAAMQEIGGSMKPIEAADVAAMMAYAERVVIVPGYGLAVAQAQHKIWELSQKLMERGVKVKFAIHPVAGRMPGHMNVLLAEAGVPYDLIADMDDINPEFANTDVSLVIGANDVVNPVAKTDPASPIYGMPILDVVNSKNTIVIKRGKGTGFAGIENALFYADNTRMLYGDGSEMANALVSELKALDGGH; encoded by the coding sequence ATGAGCGCGCTCACCCTGGTAAAGCTGAGCTACTTCGTGGCCGCCACGCTGTTCCTGCTGGGCCTGCAGCGCATGGCCAGCCCCAAGACCGCGCGCAGCGGCATCCAGTGGGCCGGCGCGGGCATGCTGATCGCCACCGTCGCCACGTTCTTCCTGCCGGGGCTGCACAACATCGGCCTGATGATCGCGGCCATCGTGATCGGCGTGGGCCTCAACTGGATCTGGGGCAAGAAGGTCGCCATCACCGACATGCCGCAGATGGTCGCGCTGTTCAACGGCATGGGCGGTGGTTCTGCGGCGGCCATCGGTGCCGTGGAACTGGTGCGCTATTCGTCCGGTGAACCGGCGCCATCGACCTTCACCTTGTCGCTGGCCGTCATCGGCGCACTGATCGGCGCGGTGTCGCTGACCGGCTCGGTGATCGCCTGGGCCAAGCTCGACGGGCGCATGGACAAGCGCTACACCTTCCCGGGCCAGCAATGGTTCAACGCGCTGGTTGCCCTGGCAGCGGTGGTATGCGGCGTGATGGCACTGACCACGCTGGCGATGCCGTGGATCGTCGCCTTCTTCGTGCTGTCGCTGGCGCTCGGCGTGCTGATGACGCTGCCCATCGGTGGCGCCGACATGCCGGTGGTGATCTCGCTGTACAACGCGTTCACCGGCCTGGCGGTGGCGTTCGAGGGTTACGTGCTGGGCAACGAGGCGCTGATCATCGCCGGCACCATGGTCGGCGCGGCCGGCATGCTGCTGACGCGGCTGATGGCCAAGGCGATGAACCGGAAGATCACCAACGTGCTGTTCTCCAACTTCGGCGGCGGTGGCGCGGCCATGCAGGAGATCGGCGGTTCGATGAAGCCCATCGAGGCCGCCGACGTCGCCGCGATGATGGCCTACGCCGAACGCGTGGTGATCGTGCCCGGCTACGGCCTGGCCGTGGCGCAGGCGCAGCACAAGATCTGGGAACTGTCGCAGAAGCTGATGGAGCGCGGGGTCAAGGTGAAGTTCGCCATCCATCCGGTCGCCGGCCGCATGCCGGGCCACATGAACGTGCTGCTGGCGGAAGCCGGCGTGCCGTATGACCTGATCGCCGACATGGACGACATCAACCCCGAGTTCGCCAATACCGACGTCTCGCTGGTGATCGGCGCGAACGACGTGGTGAACCCGGTGGCGAAGACCGATCCTGCCTCGCCGATCTACGGTATGCCGATCCTCGACGTGGTGAACTCGAAGAACACCATCGTCATCAAGCGCGGCAAGGGCACCGGTTTCGCCGGCATCGAGAACGCGCTGTTCTACGCCGACAACACCCGCATGCTGTACGGCGACGGCAGCGAGATGGCGAACGCGCTGGTCAGCGAACTGAAGGCGCTGGACGGCGGGCACTGA
- a CDS encoding NAD(P) transhydrogenase subunit alpha, which produces MSDGFVALYIFMLAAIAGHVIISRVPVILHTPLMSGSNFIHGIVLIGAMVVLGHADTTLEKAIGFIAVLLGAGNAAGGYVVTERMLDMFKSSKKPGDAK; this is translated from the coding sequence ATGAGCGACGGGTTCGTGGCGCTGTACATCTTCATGCTGGCGGCCATCGCCGGGCACGTGATCATTTCGCGGGTGCCGGTGATCCTGCATACGCCGTTGATGTCCGGCTCCAATTTCATCCACGGCATCGTGCTGATCGGTGCGATGGTGGTGCTGGGCCATGCCGATACCACGCTGGAGAAGGCCATCGGCTTCATCGCCGTGCTGCTGGGTGCCGGCAACGCGGCCGGCGGCTATGTGGTCACCGAGCGCATGCTGGACATGTTCAAGAGCAGCAAGAAGCCGGGAGACGCCAAATGA